One segment of Cystobacter fuscus DSM 2262 DNA contains the following:
- a CDS encoding DUF2135 domain-containing protein, translating into MNARTLLSVLALLLWGATPAWADDAPTVTLATPAGGWTSNRVARITGTISDTSLRVGTLSINGTERPLPLRGGAFDLSLVLSPGMNVIEVSAANAAGVGRAKVSVFAKVPKIDLRVVLSWDTDETDLDLHVVEPSGEESWYGHKETASGGSLDVDVTTGYGPEIYTQANSQTGTYKILVDYFSDHGNAQTEVKVDVLIHEGSDREERHTFRHMLTRTGGKFEVGTFTVKAARVVE; encoded by the coding sequence GTGAACGCCCGGACCTTGCTGTCGGTGCTGGCGTTGTTGCTTTGGGGGGCGACTCCCGCCTGGGCCGACGACGCGCCCACGGTGACGCTCGCCACGCCGGCCGGGGGATGGACCTCGAACCGGGTGGCGCGCATCACCGGCACCATCTCCGACACCTCGCTGCGCGTCGGCACGCTCTCCATCAACGGTACCGAGCGGCCGCTGCCCCTGCGGGGTGGCGCGTTCGACCTGTCGCTCGTGCTGTCGCCGGGGATGAACGTGATTGAGGTGTCGGCGGCCAACGCGGCGGGCGTGGGCCGCGCCAAGGTGTCGGTGTTCGCCAAGGTGCCGAAGATCGACCTGCGCGTGGTGCTCTCCTGGGACACCGACGAGACGGACCTCGACCTGCACGTGGTGGAGCCCTCGGGCGAGGAGTCCTGGTACGGGCACAAGGAGACCGCGAGCGGTGGCTCGCTCGACGTGGACGTGACGACGGGCTACGGGCCGGAGATCTACACCCAGGCCAATTCACAGACGGGCACCTACAAGATCCTGGTGGACTACTTCTCCGACCACGGCAACGCCCAGACCGAGGTGAAGGTGGACGTGCTCATCCACGAGGGCAGCGACCGCGAGGAGCGGCACACCTTCCGTCACATGCTGACCCGCACGGGCGGCAAGTTCGAGGTGGGGACCTTCACGGTGAAGGCCGCCCGGGTCGTGGAGTAA
- a CDS encoding alpha-2-macroglobulin family protein produces the protein MEDSRLKWLLAVMWVLAAPDASARGRFYLSTQTVSAPGTQPTVSIEASGVRALSMRVYRIPEPEAFMLGQTDLHRPVTTNTLRDKHLFTVLTGGYRAAATSLREQVRDAVSPKARASALEVLEPANEGLSKAQSVPAREQVRIPLLKDYPLVSYWREDLDGAVSKSEPEEESGEDGEGYSGRGGSWMLRTLALGVKESGVYLVEGVTGEDVGYTLAVVSRIGLMVKQGPERTVALAVDQTTGAALPGVKVTLFDQGKPYAEGVTDGDGLFTAKVKAATQTLALARKGEDVALADASFYSGAANDRVVYLFTDRPVYRPGHEVHFKGIIRSRAGTAYAPPKGGKADVSLVEPGGTAVDSLEVEVAANGSFTGRFELPGKETQPAAGVWRIRAEVEGESFEGEFKLKEFTKPEYQVNVQLGRPSYIQGDEVSGRVLARFFHGGVLKDGDVQLTVYRSRFFIPDFADAEADFFVSEGERASAGREIVQELSGELDANGTYAFGFPTARDGLDYTYSIEAKVVAASGKTARGQKVVDVTVGRFFLSARADKLVYEPGDEVSLQVVARDYGEKPVAAPVQVEVKYQKRTGASVAQAALPAQQLQVTASATGGLHKLKPTEPGAYVAHLTTKDDAGSVITTTVPFFVTRKGGDIPMAKGGFELYSDKPSYKVGDEAVVLVRAPFDSASVLLTHQGLEVLSSEALELKGYSAVLRFKVTKEMTPNMYVGAMAISAGRTFRKELLLRVPPTDRVLQVQVSADKEKYAPGDTGTFTVSVKSPDGKPVANADIALSVVDEAIYAVSPEIAPSLPEFFFHPVRDNVRGTSSTTFRFYGYGRSVREQMSQLVRRSRAGFGDLKTLSRKVRKDFKDTLLFSPNLATGPDGKAQLKVVFPDNLTTWRATARVITADTSVGFGVGKARVHQDFQVRLATPRFFRERDTLQLGVLLENSTSQKGTATVTLEATGVELTEKQKTLTVDGGDQAVVMFPVRVVGGDGKVKLRANGTLGNHSDSVELEVPRLAHGALLGEAVVASLAADSTAPVDLALEIPASAHPEASRLALYASTGIAPAIESALDYLVGYPYGCTEQTMSRFVPNLVAVKAYEQLKLPRKQRHEELPKMVMAGVARLRQLQHGDGGWGWWEEDETDAAMTGYVVQGLAMARSLGYGNEELDQMLTRGLAKLSSLSTGDMEDGLRARLLYNLAMAGKSSDSMLTALAQKVREQISLSTYTKSLVVLALAETGKKEDAAALAEELERSANRVGELVVFGGGGTEPWWRGRIQPAMATWDGDPIESTASALRALARVRPSSPFIDGAVKFLLQQRREGHWQSTRDTAVVVSALADVLPRFASQTRGATVAAVLDGQPLGERTYSGEDLYGPELMVGESLTVKPGPHSLQVARRGEGAGLMLEARLSYLDAGEGLKASSSGLTLTRRYHRVEREPDGANIQETLEPLGKSAQQDELLFVELEVNAPNAMEYVMLEDPLCSGCEVEEADVGRTPGGRDLHPRGLHREVRDEKVVFFASDLKAGKNVFGYMMTPGFAGNLHVMPASASLMYHPQVRGTSNEQTLLVGGEP, from the coding sequence GACGAACACCCTGCGCGACAAGCACCTCTTCACGGTGCTCACCGGCGGCTACCGCGCGGCGGCCACCTCGTTGCGCGAGCAGGTGCGCGACGCGGTGTCTCCCAAGGCGCGTGCCTCGGCGCTGGAGGTGCTCGAGCCGGCCAATGAAGGCCTGTCCAAGGCCCAGTCGGTCCCGGCCCGCGAGCAGGTCCGCATCCCGCTGCTCAAGGACTATCCGCTCGTCAGCTACTGGCGGGAGGATCTGGACGGCGCGGTCTCGAAGTCCGAGCCGGAGGAGGAGAGTGGCGAGGACGGCGAGGGCTACTCGGGCCGCGGCGGGAGCTGGATGCTGCGCACGCTGGCGCTGGGCGTGAAGGAGAGCGGCGTCTACCTGGTGGAGGGCGTGACGGGCGAGGACGTGGGCTACACGCTGGCGGTGGTGTCGCGCATCGGCCTGATGGTGAAGCAGGGCCCGGAGCGGACGGTGGCGCTGGCGGTGGACCAGACGACGGGCGCGGCGCTCCCGGGCGTGAAGGTGACGCTGTTCGACCAGGGCAAGCCGTACGCCGAGGGCGTGACGGACGGTGACGGCCTCTTCACGGCCAAGGTGAAGGCGGCCACGCAGACGCTGGCGCTCGCGCGCAAGGGCGAGGACGTGGCGCTGGCGGATGCCTCCTTCTACTCGGGGGCGGCGAATGATCGGGTGGTGTACCTCTTCACGGACCGGCCGGTGTACCGCCCGGGGCACGAGGTGCACTTCAAGGGCATCATCCGCTCGCGCGCGGGCACGGCCTATGCTCCGCCGAAGGGGGGCAAGGCCGACGTGTCCCTGGTGGAGCCGGGCGGCACGGCGGTGGACTCGCTGGAGGTGGAGGTCGCCGCCAATGGCAGCTTCACCGGGCGCTTCGAGCTGCCGGGCAAGGAGACGCAGCCGGCGGCGGGCGTCTGGCGCATCCGCGCCGAGGTGGAGGGGGAGTCCTTCGAGGGTGAGTTCAAGCTGAAGGAGTTCACCAAGCCGGAGTACCAGGTGAACGTGCAGCTGGGGCGGCCGTCGTACATCCAGGGCGACGAGGTGTCGGGCCGGGTGCTGGCGCGCTTCTTCCATGGTGGCGTGCTGAAGGATGGGGACGTGCAGCTCACCGTGTACCGCAGCCGCTTCTTCATCCCGGACTTCGCGGACGCGGAGGCGGACTTCTTCGTCTCCGAGGGCGAGCGCGCCTCGGCGGGGCGGGAGATCGTCCAGGAGCTGTCCGGCGAGCTGGACGCGAACGGGACGTACGCCTTCGGCTTCCCCACCGCCCGGGACGGCCTGGACTACACGTACTCCATCGAGGCCAAGGTGGTGGCAGCCTCGGGCAAGACGGCCCGGGGCCAGAAGGTGGTGGACGTGACGGTGGGCCGCTTCTTCCTGTCGGCCCGGGCGGACAAGCTCGTCTACGAGCCGGGCGACGAGGTGTCACTCCAGGTGGTGGCGCGCGACTACGGGGAAAAGCCGGTGGCCGCCCCCGTGCAGGTGGAGGTGAAGTACCAGAAGCGCACGGGTGCCTCGGTGGCCCAGGCGGCTCTGCCCGCGCAGCAGCTCCAGGTGACGGCGTCCGCCACGGGAGGACTGCACAAGCTGAAGCCCACCGAGCCTGGCGCCTACGTGGCCCACCTCACCACGAAGGATGATGCCGGCTCGGTCATCACCACCACCGTGCCCTTCTTCGTCACGCGCAAGGGCGGGGACATCCCCATGGCCAAGGGCGGGTTCGAGCTGTACTCGGACAAGCCCAGCTACAAGGTGGGCGACGAGGCGGTGGTGCTGGTGCGCGCCCCGTTCGACTCGGCCAGCGTGCTGCTGACGCACCAGGGGCTGGAGGTGCTCTCCAGCGAGGCGCTCGAGCTCAAGGGCTACTCGGCGGTGCTGCGCTTCAAGGTGACGAAGGAGATGACGCCCAACATGTACGTGGGCGCCATGGCCATCTCCGCCGGACGCACCTTCCGCAAGGAGCTGCTGCTGCGGGTGCCGCCCACGGACCGGGTGCTCCAGGTGCAGGTGTCGGCGGACAAGGAGAAGTACGCGCCGGGCGACACGGGCACCTTCACGGTGTCGGTGAAGTCGCCGGACGGCAAGCCGGTGGCCAACGCCGACATCGCCCTGTCCGTCGTGGACGAGGCCATCTACGCCGTCTCCCCGGAGATCGCCCCCTCGTTGCCGGAGTTCTTCTTCCACCCGGTGCGCGACAACGTGCGCGGCACCAGCTCCACCACCTTCCGCTTCTATGGCTACGGCCGCAGCGTGCGCGAGCAGATGAGCCAGCTCGTGCGGCGCAGCCGCGCGGGCTTCGGTGACTTGAAGACGCTCTCGCGCAAGGTGCGCAAGGACTTCAAGGACACGCTGCTCTTCTCTCCCAACCTGGCCACCGGCCCGGACGGCAAGGCCCAGCTCAAGGTGGTCTTCCCGGACAACCTCACCACGTGGCGGGCCACCGCGCGCGTCATCACCGCCGACACCTCGGTGGGCTTCGGCGTGGGCAAGGCGCGTGTGCACCAGGACTTCCAGGTGCGCCTGGCCACCCCGCGCTTCTTCCGCGAGCGCGACACGCTTCAGCTCGGCGTCCTGTTGGAGAACTCCACCAGCCAGAAGGGCACGGCCACGGTGACGCTCGAGGCCACGGGCGTCGAGCTGACCGAGAAGCAGAAGACCCTCACGGTGGATGGCGGTGATCAGGCGGTGGTGATGTTCCCCGTCCGGGTGGTGGGGGGGGATGGCAAGGTGAAGCTGCGCGCCAACGGCACGCTGGGCAACCACTCCGACTCCGTGGAGCTGGAGGTGCCACGGCTGGCCCACGGCGCGCTGCTCGGTGAGGCCGTCGTCGCCTCGCTGGCCGCGGACTCCACCGCGCCGGTGGACCTGGCCCTGGAGATTCCGGCCTCCGCCCACCCCGAGGCCTCGCGGCTGGCGCTCTACGCCAGCACCGGCATCGCTCCGGCCATCGAGAGCGCCCTGGACTACCTCGTGGGCTACCCGTACGGCTGCACCGAGCAGACGATGAGCCGCTTCGTGCCCAACCTCGTGGCGGTGAAGGCGTATGAGCAGCTCAAGCTGCCGCGCAAGCAGCGCCACGAGGAGCTGCCGAAGATGGTGATGGCGGGGGTGGCGCGGCTGCGCCAGCTCCAGCACGGCGATGGGGGCTGGGGCTGGTGGGAGGAGGACGAGACGGATGCGGCCATGACGGGCTACGTGGTGCAGGGCCTGGCCATGGCGCGCTCGCTCGGCTACGGCAACGAGGAGCTGGACCAGATGCTCACGCGGGGTCTGGCGAAGTTGTCCTCGCTCAGCACGGGGGACATGGAGGACGGACTCCGGGCGCGCCTGCTCTACAACCTGGCGATGGCGGGCAAGTCGTCGGACTCGATGCTCACCGCGCTCGCGCAGAAGGTGCGCGAGCAGATCTCGCTGTCCACCTACACCAAGTCGCTGGTGGTGCTCGCGCTGGCCGAGACGGGCAAGAAGGAAGACGCCGCCGCGCTGGCCGAGGAGCTCGAGCGCTCGGCCAACCGCGTCGGCGAGCTGGTGGTGTTCGGCGGCGGCGGGACGGAGCCCTGGTGGCGGGGCCGCATCCAGCCGGCCATGGCCACCTGGGATGGAGACCCCATCGAGTCCACGGCCTCGGCGCTCCGGGCGCTCGCCCGCGTGCGTCCCTCCAGCCCGTTCATCGACGGCGCGGTGAAGTTCCTCCTGCAGCAGCGGCGCGAGGGCCACTGGCAGAGCACCCGTGACACGGCGGTGGTGGTGTCCGCGCTGGCCGACGTGCTCCCGCGCTTCGCCAGCCAGACGCGGGGCGCCACCGTGGCCGCGGTGCTGGATGGCCAGCCGCTCGGCGAGCGCACCTACTCCGGCGAGGACCTCTATGGCCCCGAGCTGATGGTGGGTGAGTCGCTGACGGTGAAGCCGGGTCCGCACTCCCTCCAGGTCGCGCGCCGGGGCGAGGGCGCCGGGCTGATGCTCGAGGCGCGGCTGTCGTACCTGGATGCCGGCGAGGGGTTGAAGGCGAGCAGCAGTGGTCTGACCCTCACCCGCCGCTACCACCGCGTGGAGCGGGAGCCGGACGGCGCGAACATCCAGGAGACCCTCGAGCCGCTCGGCAAGAGCGCGCAGCAGGATGAGCTGCTCTTCGTCGAGCTGGAGGTCAACGCTCCGAACGCCATGGAGTACGTGATGCTGGAGGATCCGCTCTGCTCCGGCTGCGAGGTGGAGGAGGCCGACGTGGGCCGCACGCCCGGAGGCAGGGATCTGCACCCCAGGGGCCTGCACCGCGAGGTGCGTGACGAGAAGGTGGTCTTCTTCGCGAGCGACCTGAAGGCGGGCAAGAACGTCTTTGGCTACATGATGACGCCGGGCTTCGCGGGCAACCTGCACGTGATGCCGGCCAGCGCCTCGCTCATGTACCACCCGCAGGTGCGGGGCACCTCGAACGAGCAGACGCTGCTGGTGGGAGGTGAGCCGTGA